The genomic interval ACACTATAAGAGGCCCAAACATCCAACGTTGTAGTCtcaggtatttttttttttgtaatatgaTTGCTCGAGTATTGTTTGATCCTGGTTCTATGCActtttttgtttctccatGCTTTGCACCCTGATTGGGTCAAGTTCGCGTTATGAGAAAagaacaattagtggtgtTTACCTCTTTAAGAGAGGTATTTGTGGCAACATGGGAATATAGATCTTGTGTAGTTCGGGTCAAGGACAAAGACACTTTGGTAAATCTAGTGCAATTAGACACCTTAGATTTTGATCTGATCTTGGGAATAGATTGGCTATTGCCTTGCCATGCCAACGTGGACTATTATCATAAATTgtttagatttgattttccaGGCAAGCCATCATTTAATATTCAAGGGGATAGGAGCAATGCACTAACTAACTTCATATCTGTCATGTCTACTAAAAGGTTATTAAGACAGGGTTGTCCAGGTTACTTGGCTATTGCGAGAGATACCCAAGCGGAGGTTAGGGATATAAACCAAGTGTCGATAGTGAATACGTTTATAGATGTTTTTTGGGATGAACTACCAAGGTTGCCTCTCGAGtgggagattgaattttgtataAACTTGATTTCGGACACTAGACCCATATCCATACCACTATATAGAATGGCACTTACGGAGCTTAAGAAACTTAAGGATTAACTAGAAGAATTGCTAGACGAAGGCTTCATCCACCCTAGCATCTCAccatggggagcaccgatgttatttgtaaagaagaaagatgggtcacttagaTTATGTATTGACtaccgacagcttaataaagtgacggtgaagaataagtacccCCTTTCGagaataaatgattaatttgacCAACTATAAGGAGCTCAATGTTTCTCTAAAATCAATCTACGGTCTGGGTACCATCAATTAAGGATTCGAAATAAGGACATACCCAAGACTgcatttcgaacaagatatgggcattatgagtttttagtaatgtcatttggacttaCGAATGCCTCTGTAgcatttatggatttgatgaatcGAGTGTTCAAGCCCTATTTAGACAAGTTTGTGGTGgtatttattgatgacatcttgatatACTCGAAGAGTAGAGGGAAGCACGAGCAACACCTTAAGATAGTGCTTCAAACTTTGAGAGAACATAAATTGTAcgccaagttctccaagtgtgagttctAGCTTGAAAGTGTTGCATTCTTAGGACATGTGGTTTCCAAGGATGGGGCACAAGTCGATCCAAAGAAAGTTGAGGCAGTAGAAaagtggccaaggccaacCTCAGTTACAAATATTAGaagctttttgggtttggctTGCTATTACCGTCATTTTGTGAAAGATTTATCAAAAATAGCCACTACTCTAACTAGGTTGACACATAAGGATACAAAATTCAAGTGGTTAGATGCTTGTGAAgatagctttgagaagcttaaggcttgtctcaccacagctccAGTATTAAGCCTACCACAAGGCACAGGGGGTTATACGGTATTTTATGATGCATCACGAGTTtgtttagggtgtgtatttGTCACAGCCCTAatctcgagccatgaccgacgcatgggacCAATgagcatagcccactaagcccaagcaagcctttttatgcaattccgatcatcattcccaaccatcatttctaaaaccacatatagTAATTCTCtactaaaatatttcagtaacattttatagtgacccaatacttacaattttattatgtcaaaataatgtcactcGTGTGCCAACTCCtagtggcatcagtaatcaatTATACCtatttgacttataacatCGATACTAGCAGATTTCATTACATATGCGTGTTCACAGGTAACAGACCCTTGACCATCAGTGgagtgaccgtgggtgaaggtacagctactgagatgccatagtacctaccaagaggGTGGGCAGACATGGACAACttaatctaggtcccaactgcctccaaatctaaaaacattaagtttaaaaatgtgagaataaaactcagtgagtaaacataagaagggaacaagcaatcaataaggagaacttggaaatcatcatgcacttgtttcaaaaacaatgcaattgatttaatatctttcaaacaaccccttatttcaaactttgattagtaacctcatagtgttgcaaagagccatgatcaatccatgaactTAAATGGGTgcaaaatatgtcaaaatcaagcaaggtagcaagcatgacagCAAATTTTtggctgcagtgagaaacattcttggtttgcatatgtttcagtttttcaagcatatctcccactaccgAAGTCcgattgacatgatttttaaaccattagaaagctaagaggctggCATATAACTTTCacgtttaccactttgcccattTCTGAATGTCAAGTGGCAAAAATCATTGTCAAATTTGAAGCACTGCACTAGAACTTTGGGaccacctgagagtttctcgctgaaGCGAAATTCCTTGCTGCaacaagaattcttttttgctacagtgagaaacaagTCTAGTTTGTGCCcccaccacccgagagtttctcgctgcagtgagaatacattctcgctacagcgagattcagggcaaatgacaattaaggggttttcacatgccataaaattcattcctaccatattgcacatcaaagtgaacacatagacaataatcaagtttctcattattcattttaatcacatattataatcataaactttttataacacacatatatatatatatacatacatcatcatgcatgcCATCCCGTCACACTCAgctcaatgcaatatcatcatcatgtgtgcactccctattcgcacactctaacatcatcacgtgtgcactccctactcgcacacttcaacatcatcatgtgtgcactccttatttccacacttcaacatcatcacacaatattattcatcaatgcacaacatatattcatatatatatatatatatatatatcaatataatataggagcacatggcTTCATCCTTtcacacatttcacattttcacagcatcaaaacattttatcaagggcttgttcctcggcacacatttttaaagaaaggttgGATAAAACCATTCAAATATTTCATCCAAACACATTTACATttcccaaagaaattttgaaatgcaagttcactcatcggtatttgttgaatctttaatcgactctaactttgattattgcttcaaacggacatgtgaggcctcgttggaacctatcatacacaatataagcataaaaaatataacatcccataattctaattattagTCATCTCTAACCACCtaaaatcaaccctaactcTTCTCTCACCTTGTGCACTTGTAGTTAAACTCCTTTccaagagttttcaagctattatggcaagtctttctttctctctctaaaatttccaactagtgagagaaagtgctgaagaaagacttttgagggttttaaggtgggagagtgaaagagcaccaaaggttctatgaaaaagtgcaccAAAGCATGTAAATTGAAGTTAATTTGAGAGAGCTATGGAAGCTTTATGGGAGGCTCCCATGGAGATAAAGAAACCTGAGAtgggaagggaagaagaaatggttggaagctactggaaattgCTAGAGCTTTAGATTTTTATATctaaaatttatctaatttgtcacaacccaaatcccgggccatgaccggcgcaagggcttaatggacatagcccactaagctcAAGCAAGCCTAGCTATATTATCCTgctcattattccatcaaattactaaagtcacatttcataaattaGAATCCAGTTAATGCTATTCATTGCCAACTTATAATTGCATTACAAACTAATATACATGTGTTGTCTAAACAtatgtcttaataatttacattgggtttgtctatacacaacaaaagagtactcgacttccagcgaagAAACTCGGacaaatgtacagctactgaatgttgagacacctaccaaaggtcgaatatacgaagacacttcaacctagttaccagctgcctcgtgatctgaaaaaatgaagttaaaaacGGTGAGTAGAAATCAAgagagtgaacaaggaagggaacaagcaatagTAAGGAAggatttaaaaatcatgatgcacttatttcaaaacaatgcaatttaatttagtGCTTATCAAAACCCCTTAGGAAAaccctaattgattaaatcacTTAATGTAAAGGGGCCATGCTTAACAAaagatttgaagaatgaaaactttaataactTTCATGCAATTCAAGTAAAGTAGACGACGGGTCCTCGGtggccaagggtttctcatcaaacccctcattttaaacttaatttgtttattccttaatattggaagtccatgctcaactatggtaccaaagaagtggaaaatagtgCAGCAATCGATCAAGATACTAAGcgaaatagaaagttttttgctgcagcgagattcaagccataaaacacaaactttctcgctgcagtgagaaccATGTCTGGTGAAACCCTCgaaaacctgagagtttcttgctgcagtgagaatgaatctcaCTACAGCTAGAAACAAGGCACCAGTAAAATTCCAGNNNNNNNNNNNNNNNNNNNNNNNNNNNNNNNNNNNNNNNNNNNNNNNNNNNNNNNNNNNNNNNNNNNNNNNAAAGcttaacatgtcaaatttcacatgcatttcaaccatatacatattcatgaactttccatgacacacatatctatatatgtatatatatatatatatccatcatcatgcacactttcccatcgtcatcagctcatgtgcactccccactagcacatggctgggtcaacatcggcttatgcgcactcttactcgcacataacctgATCATCATCAGCGTATGCGCAcacctactcgcacatagtcgggtccacatcaacatatgAAAGAAacacccaatgcatattatacatatcatcatattgtgataacacataaaccatttatatagcacattttcacaagataaaaacacttcaccaaaggcttgttcccaaggtacatttttaaagaaaagttggataaaatcttacaaatgtttgtacaattacattcacattcccaaaataaattttgaaatgcaagtcaaCTCACCAGTATTATTTGAGCCTTTAGCCGATCCTAActtccctaattgtccaaatgggatgatggggcttcgttggaacctatcatcacattagcatcaccaatttgtcaattcacatacttataaagtCTAAAGCTTTCTTTTAGCTAGCatccaattgccatttaagtggctatctattttcactaccctaatcactctaaattGAATGGATAACCTCAATTGCAAACATTCACAATTCCTTAAAATATCTACTAGCACATGCTATCCATAATTTTcgtaattaaaataaatcatacttataggtatatatttatgaaaatttttaaaattgacaccccctactcacgtTGGTAGcttgaaactttgaaattctttctaataaaattttcaagctattatgggagctttctctctctttctctctctaaacaccaactagtgaaagaaagtatgaaattgggatttttcaagggttttaaagtgagagagtgaaagagcacaaggattTAATAAAAAGGTGCACCGAggcatgaaaattagagctagaaagagaaagttatAGAAGCTTGAAGATgactcccatggaggatgaagaaacatgagagggaagaaggaagaagaagaagaaaagctgctggagaatgaggaagctgctggaagaaagatatttatagctcataCTTATCCAACTCCCcttgaaattacgaaaatgccccttagaaagttaacttgttcttctccaatcctttgtgcaatttttttattcttttgacactaagagAAGGTCCACAATAATCTAAACTACTCGGgtttacgaaaacttaaaattttgactcgaggtgcaaaatgaccattttgctcttgttgtgaaaattatcgAAACTtatagttttcttcgtgttttcatcattacgcATTATTTATTCGGTCTTAtacctatttagaccttaaaatatcataaaacctttttCTAGGAGCTTTTtagaggaaatgatgaaactaccctTAGCTCGTGTTATTGCGTCTATGCgtagttatgagcctatagaggttgaggtctcacacaatttttcatataatttaccaaaatgccctccacaaggtgactttgtcttcttctttccttcagttcaactttttactctttggacactaagacaaagtccataatggtctagaagtACTCAAGTTTGTaagaacttaaaaattttgactcgagatgcaaaatgaccattttacccctaccttgaaaatcatcattatttctatttccttcgtcatcttatccttattttcaccattcatttgtgccttaggcctacttaagccttaataatgtttgaaagcatacttctagggcctcactaaagaaaatgatgaaattatccTTAGTCCGTTTTATAGCATCGACTTCTAGTTACAtgtctatagaggtcgaggtttcataAGTTCACTTTTGAATTACGCCTTTTACTCGGTAATCAACCTTAATTAGTAGCCGGTAAGCATTATTAGCCACCACCTCAAAGTACGAGGTACTACAATATTAATGCagcatgggaaggtgattTCATATGCATCAagacaacttaaaaggcatgagcaaaATTACCCTACAAATGATTTGGAGATGGTGgcaatcgtgtttgccttaaagatttagAGACATTACTTTTATAGTGAGACTTGCGAAATATGTACAAACCACAAGAGCTTAAAGTATATGTTTCACCAGAAGGATTTTAGCTTGCGACAACGTAGGTGGATGGAGTTTCTTAAGGATTATGACTGCACCATTCTTTATCATCCTGGTAAGGCTAATGTAGTGgcggatgccttaagtcgaAAGTCGATGGGGAGTCTAGCACATATATCTATAGATAAAAGATTCTTAATTCGGGAGATGCAAGGTTTAAGAGATATGGCTGTGTATTTCAAAGTTTCAGAGACAAATGCATTGTTAGTATATTTTAGAGTTAGACCTATCTTAATAGACCGGATTAGGGAAGAccaaagtaaagatgagttcgTGATTAAGGCCTTAGAGGACCTtcaaggaaggaaaggaaaaatgtttactaaaggcacagatggaTTATTGAGGTATGAAGCCAGACTTTATATGCCTGATAGTGATggattgaggagagaaatCTTAGATGAGGTGCATATGGCAGTGTACGTGGTACACCTAAgagctacaaagatgtatcaagatttgagaGAGGTATATTGGTGGGAAAGACTTAAGAAAGATGTAATTGAGTTTGTCTCTAAGTACTTGGtttgtcagcaagttaaggctGAACACTAAAGGCTTGTAGGGCTATTACAGCCATTACCGGTGCCCGAATGGAAGTGAGAACATGTTGCAATGGACATTGTAATGGGCTTGCCTCGAACTAGTGGGGGTTACGACTCAATTTGGATCATAGTAGACTGATTAACGAAGTCAgctcattttttttctgttaaaaCTACATATGGGGCTGCCCAGTATGCCTAAGTTTATGTGGATGAAATAGTTTGTCTGCATGGTATCCCCATTTTCATAGTTTTTGACAAAGGGACATAGTTCACTAGTAGGTTCTGGGGAAAGTTACAAGAAGCTTTAGGCACTAAATTGGATTTTAGCATGGCCTTCCACCCTCAGACTGATGGGCAATCTAAATGAACAATACAAACATTGGAAGATATGCTAAGGGCATGTGTAATAGACCTTGGGGTCAGGTGGGATCGGTACCTACCTTTAGTGGagtttgcttacaacaacagcttccaagctagcatccaaatggtaccatttgaggcattatatggacggAAGTGCATATCACCCATTGAGTGGCTAaaggtgggagaaaggaaactctcGAGATCGGAGTTGGTGCAAGATGCCACCGAAAAGATATGAATGATTCGACAGAGGATGTTATCAAtacaaagtagacaaaagtcATACGTTAATAACAAATGGAGAGACTTAGAGTTTCAAGTGGgggatcatgtatttttgaaggtctcaccaacaaaaggggtaatgaggttcgataaaaagggaaaattaaGTCTTCAGTATGTAGGCTCtttcgagatcttagaaaaGGTTGGAGCAGTAGCATATCGGTTGGCACTATTGCTAGACCTTTCGAATATTCATCCGGTGTTTCATGTGTCAATGCTTAGGAAGTATAACTCGAATCCATCTCATGTAATACGATATGCAACCATTCAATTGAGAGACGACTTAACCTATGAAGAGCAACCTATGGCTATTCTTGATAGGCAAGTTAAAAAACTCTGAtcaaaggatgtagcctcaGTGAAAGTGTTATGGCGAAACCACACGATTGAAGAGGTAACGTGGGAAGTGGaacttttaagtttttaagttttcatgaactcgagtaccTCTAATCTATTGTGGACCTTTTCgcagtgtcaaaagaataaaaagtttgagccaaagggaagaaaaaggaaaagtcaactatgcaatggcatttttgtaaataagtgaaactttagtcaactataggataaatatcaaatttttccAACACTTTCTGCTCACTTTTAgcagtttcttcttcttcccatccttCTTCCTcacaaaatattttctatcttccatggaagccatCCCTTGAAACCTCCAGAACTTTCTCAAAGTAACTTCAATTCTCATGCTCTAGCACCCTTTTTCATACGattctttgtgctctttcacttttacaCCCCAAGaacccttaaaagtctttcctcaatactttctctcactaactgaacattttagagagagaaaaaggctttccataatagcttgacaaatttatgaaaaggaattcaattacaaattcaccaaggtgagtagtgagttagggttgatttttaagttgttgatgaatGGCCAATGGTTAAAATTGTGGATTGTCTTATTGTTGaaggttttttatttatttcttgtgAGGCTAAAGTAGTGCAAAGTAATGACtagtcaaatggtaattggaagctagttaggaataactagtaaaacttgatttaggaaaaaaCTTTTAGAATAGTATTCATGTAAATTGAGTtggtgtgatgctattgtgtgtgataggttccaacaagaccccacatctccagTTGGAGCATTAATAGAAGTTGGAGTCgattaaagaatcaacaaagacatgtgagtgaacttgcatctaaattgttttgggaaatgcatatgtgtttgaatgaatcatttgaacattttttttgtttttgctttaaatgtccctagggaacaagcccttgatgaaatgctcttatattgtgaaatgtgcaatgtGCTTAGTTCATGTGTtcctacattatgttgatgtgtatgttatgcattgaatggtactattgtgtgataattataaccatgtgtgtgcggtgtgggagtgcacatgatagTGCCGGTAGTGtacagtgtgggagtgcacacgTCGAAGATTTATTTCATGGAcggtgtgggagagcacatgatgctgatgatgatattgtaatgtgtagtgtgggagtgcacacgTCTATGATTTATGCCATGGGCGATGTGGGATAGCACatgatgctgatgatgatattgtaatgtgtagtgtgggagtgcacatgatgacctagctataTGCAATGtggaagtgcacatgagttggggGAGGGTTGGGGTGATGCTGATAGTTGTatatgtgtttatatatgttatatatagagaggttatggaaaatatattatgattgcattgaataatgaatgttaaaatttgacaaattctttccaattgattttcactacAGCAAAAATGAAGTTTCTTTGTGACtagaattcttttaatttcactgCCTtatttctcgttgtagcgaaatTAATTCTGAcagcaacgagaaactctcgggtgttGGGGCTGGACTAGCTCAGATTTTCACTGtagcgaaaatgcattctcagTTCATCGAGAAACTCTCTGTTGGTTGGGTTAAGTGCTTGCCCGGGTTTTCGCTATagtgaaattcattctcgttgcagcaagaaactctcaggtggttgattcaaaatttttcttgaatttcgctgcagcgagattcactTTGCcatgcttgccttgcttggaCTTTACcgtagttttcactctttaactttattgttgatcatggatctttcaatactaaggcattaaataatcaagggttgAATTGAGGagttttaacaagaaattaagctaaattgcattgttttcaacataagtgcatcatgttttctaaagcTTCCCGGATTGATGTTTGTttccttcttatgttcactcactaggtttatactcactcttttcaacttcatgtttttcagATTTAGaagtagttgggacctagactGAGGCATCCATTTACACTCaccttttggtaggtaccGTGGCATTCAGTAGTTTTACCTTCACCCAAGGTCATCCGCTAGAAGTCAATGAGTCTTTTTGCCTGTGTATATGTACATGTGATGCAAATCACTAAGATACATTTCataaacaatatatgtttattttgattaaggttgccactatgagttggcaatgggtgacattattttggatGATATAAATATAAGTAGTTGGTTGCCATGTTAtattattgaaataattatagttgagaattacgaAATATGGCATTTAAAGTGATGGATAGAATGATGAACAAGATCATATTAAAAGGCttacttgggcttagtgggctatgcccattgggcctaTATGCCAGTCATGGCtcaaaattgggctgtgataATTATGGGCCTATAGGATTACATACAAAACCCCTAGTTGTAAGTCCTCTTACCGTTTAGTCTATGGAAACGTATGTCACTTACTGGTGGAATTAGAGCATAAGGCTTTTTGGGCTATCAAAAAGTTAAACTTCTATTTAGAAGTTACGAATAAAAAGTAATTGCTCCAATTAAATGAGATGGATGAGATACGATCCAATGCCTATGAAAATGCCAGAATTTAcaaaaagaagatgaaaagATGGcatgataaaaagaaaatgccagaagttacaaaaagaaaatgccaGAAGTTAGGCACCTTAGATTTTAATGTGAACTTGGGAATGGATTGGCTATCACCTTGCCATGCTAGTGTGGACTGTTACCATAAATTGattagatttgatttcccaGATGAACCACCATTTAGTATTTAGGGGGATAGGAGCAATGCTTCAACCAATTTGATGTCGATCATGTCTACCACAAGGTTATTAAGACAGGGTTGTTCAGGTTACTTGGCTGTGGTAAGGGATACTCAGACGAAGGTTGGAGATATAAGCCAAGTGTCGGTGGTGAATGAGTTCATGGATGTATTTCCTAAAGAACTACTAGGTTTGCCTCCCGAGcgagagattgaattttgcatagatttgattccttgacactagacctatatccatacccccatatagaatggcacttGTGGAGCTTAAaaagcttaaggatcagttaGAAGATCtgttggataaaggcttcatccgTCTTAGTGTTTAACCATGGGGAGCACTGGtgttatttgtaaagaagaaagatgggtcgcTTAGATTGTGCATTGATTACCGACAACTTAATAAGGTAacggtgaagaataagtacccccttccaagaatagatgatttatttgatcaactacaaggagcacaatgtttctctaagatagatctacgatctgggtaccatcagttgaggatcCAAAATAAAGATATACCAAAGAcgcatttcgaacaagatatgggcactatgagttcttggtgatgtcattcGGGCGTACCAATGCCTCTGCGgtctttatggatttgatgaactaAGTGTTCAAGCCCTATTTGGCCAAGTTCatggtggtgtttattgatgacatcttgatctACTCGAAGAGCCGATAAGAGCATgagcagcatcttaagatagtgctccaaactttgcaagaacatcgattgtatgccaagttctccaagtgtgagttatGGCTTGAAAGCATTGCATTCTTGGGACATGAGGTATCCaaggatggggtacaagtcgatccaaagaaagttgaggcaatggaaaagtggccaaggccaacatcagttacagagattagaagctttttgGGTTTAGCTGGCTATTATCGTCGTTTTGTGAAGGATTCCTCCAAAATAGTCACCCCTCTAACTAAGCTAACAAGTAAAGATATAAAACTTGAGTGGTCAGATGCTTGTGAGGATaactttgagaagcttaaggcatgtctcactACAGCAAGGCACAGGGGGTTATACCGTATTCTGTGATGCATCGCAGGTTGGTTTAGGGCTTGTCTTAATGCagcatgggaaggtgattgcgtatgcatcaaggcaacttaaaaggcatgagtaGAATTACCCCGCACACGATTTGGAGATGGCAGCAATcatgtttgccttaaagatttggagacattacttgtatggtgagacttgcgagATATATACGGACCACAAAAGCCTAAAGTGtatatttcagcagagggatcttaacttgcgAAAACGTAAGTGGATGGAATTGctaaaagattatgattgtactattctttacCATCCCAATAAGGCAAATGTGGTGGCGGATGCCTTAAGTAGAAAATCGATGGGGAGTCTGGCACATATCTCTATAGACAAGAGATCCTTGATTAGGGAGATGCATAGATTGGGAGACATGGGTATGCATTTGGAAGTTTCAAAGTCAAATGTgttgctagcacattttagagtgaggcctaTCTTAATGGACTGGATTCAAAAAGCACAAAGTGAAGATGAGTTCGTAGCTAAGGCCTTTGAGGATCTTCAAAGTAAGAAAGGAAAgatgtttactaaaggcacagatggagtaTTGAGGTATGGAACTAGACTTTATGTGCCCGATAGAGATGGATTGAGGAGATAAATATTGGAGGAAGCCCACATGGCAGCCTACGTGGTACATCTGGGAGCTACCGAGATGTaccaagatttgaaagaggtatactggtgggaaggacttaagaAAGATGTAGTTGAGTTTGTCTTCAAGTGGCTTGTTTTTCAACAGGTTAAGGCAGAACACCAAAGGCCCACAAGACTACTACAGCCATTACTGG from Theobroma cacao cultivar B97-61/B2 chromosome 5, Criollo_cocoa_genome_V2, whole genome shotgun sequence carries:
- the LOC108661940 gene encoding uncharacterized protein LOC108661940, coding for MEFLKDYDCTILYHPGKANVVADALSRKSMGSLAHISIDKRFLIREMQGLRDMAVYFKVSETNALLVYFRVRPILIDRIREDQSKDEFVIKALEDLQGRKGKMFTKGTDGLLRYEARLYMPDSDGLRREILDEVHMAVYVVHLRATKMYQDLREVYWWERLKKDVIEFVSKYLVCQQVKAEH